One genomic segment of Candidatus Poribacteria bacterium includes these proteins:
- the rpoN gene encoding RNA polymerase factor sigma-54, translated as MNVGMRQTASLQHRLVMTPKLQQAIQVLLMSRLDLTQHLSQQLEQNPLLEEILDEDELEAIIDLEALDPDTQWNEPGEIIDREDKEPDFDWKDFLDDSFHRGESGEFEHWENNDDQRPSDIASFQSLHDFLMEQLSVAPFSDMDRKIGEQIIGNLDDNGQLRTGPLFDIDPLFQNDLDNEVLPEFLRNVIEKGLRKDFENDDISLSQDATVTVKSEDRCWLITDAAGGQTYTVNREDGQLNVYNITLEDIAAAVGCDVDEVEAVLHFIHNNFEPIGIAYRTIPETLLTQMRAAQIENPLAEMVVKHHWADLTDNHLQRIAQGLGAQISKIVEVRELIGSLDPYPGRHFSDPRDPRAPETIIPDVTIEKIDGEYRVITNDDGMPRLRLNPIYVDWMMNGNKNLDPKTKEWLEVRRTQARDLLQSIVQRRQTIARVTEAIFEVQADFLEQGVEGLKPLVLKQIADMAGVHESTVSRVTSNKYVETPQGIYRLKYFFSGELPTDSGSNVAATTVKEKIKDMIENEDAAKPLSDKAISDALEAQGIHTARRTVAKYREELNILPSPKRKRKW; from the coding sequence ATGAACGTTGGAATGAGACAAACCGCGAGCTTACAGCACCGACTGGTCATGACGCCCAAGCTACAGCAAGCGATTCAGGTACTTCTGATGTCACGGCTGGATCTGACGCAGCATTTGAGTCAGCAATTGGAGCAAAATCCGCTCTTAGAGGAGATATTGGACGAGGATGAACTTGAGGCAATTATCGACCTAGAAGCACTCGATCCAGATACCCAATGGAATGAACCTGGAGAGATTATCGATCGCGAGGATAAAGAACCAGACTTTGACTGGAAGGACTTTCTGGATGACTCCTTCCACCGGGGTGAAAGCGGAGAGTTTGAGCATTGGGAAAACAACGATGACCAGCGTCCCTCCGATATTGCTAGTTTCCAGTCGCTACACGATTTTCTGATGGAACAACTCAGTGTCGCACCTTTTTCGGACATGGATCGGAAAATTGGTGAGCAAATTATCGGTAATCTTGATGATAACGGTCAGTTGCGGACTGGTCCTCTATTCGATATCGACCCATTGTTCCAAAATGACTTAGATAATGAGGTACTCCCAGAATTCCTGCGAAACGTAATTGAAAAAGGGCTACGTAAGGACTTTGAAAACGACGACATTTCGCTTTCTCAAGATGCAACTGTTACTGTGAAATCGGAAGATAGGTGCTGGCTGATAACCGATGCGGCGGGTGGACAGACCTATACAGTCAACAGGGAAGATGGTCAACTCAACGTTTACAACATCACCCTCGAAGATATCGCAGCCGCCGTCGGTTGCGACGTGGATGAGGTAGAGGCTGTTTTGCACTTTATTCACAACAACTTTGAGCCCATCGGAATCGCTTATCGAACCATTCCGGAAACCCTTCTTACACAGATGAGAGCTGCACAAATTGAGAATCCACTCGCAGAAATGGTCGTCAAGCACCACTGGGCTGATTTAACGGATAATCATCTCCAGCGCATCGCCCAAGGACTTGGGGCACAAATCAGTAAAATTGTAGAAGTGCGGGAACTAATTGGTTCCTTGGATCCCTATCCGGGGCGTCACTTCTCTGATCCCAGAGATCCAAGGGCACCTGAAACGATCATTCCTGACGTTACAATTGAAAAAATTGACGGGGAATACCGAGTTATCACCAACGACGATGGTATGCCTCGACTCCGTTTGAATCCCATCTACGTCGATTGGATGATGAACGGAAATAAAAACTTAGATCCCAAAACGAAGGAGTGGCTAGAGGTTCGCAGAACTCAGGCAAGGGATTTGTTACAAAGTATTGTGCAACGTCGCCAAACGATTGCAAGGGTAACGGAAGCGATTTTTGAGGTGCAGGCGGATTTCTTGGAGCAAGGCGTTGAGGGGCTTAAACCGCTGGTATTAAAGCAGATAGCAGATATGGCGGGGGTCCATGAATCAACAGTCAGCCGGGTCACGTCGAATAAGTACGTCGAAACACCTCAAGGTATCTACAGGCTGAAATACTTTTTCAGCGGTGAACTCCCCACGGATTCCGGATCAAATGTCGCTGCAACCACAGTTAAAGAGAAGATTAAAGATATGATTGAAAATGAGGACGCAGCGAAACCGTTGAGTGATAAGGCAATCTCTGATGCATTGGAAGCGCAAGGGATCCATACGGCAAGACGAACTGTTGCCAAATACCGCGAGGAGCTTAATATTTTACCATCTCCTAAAAGGAAACGGAAATGGTAG
- the lptB gene encoding LPS export ABC transporter ATP-binding protein, with amino-acid sequence MAVLQTHELVKSYTRRGPIVVNRVSLEVETGEIVGLLGPNGAGKSTTFYMVVGLIRPNVGQIIYDGEDITFLPMYKRARRGIGYLAQETSIFRKLTVRQNIEAILEVRDIPKRERGEHSEQLMEELGIFELADRKAYTLSGGECRRAEIARALAASPSFILLDEPFSGIDPIAVQDIKQLILHLRDRDLGILITDHNASEMLGIVDRAYLITDGKITLSGTPEALVESEIAREQYLGHNFELRRSQQI; translated from the coding sequence GTGGCGGTCCTTCAAACCCATGAACTTGTTAAAAGTTATACAAGACGTGGCCCCATTGTTGTTAACCGGGTCAGCCTTGAAGTTGAGACAGGGGAAATTGTCGGTTTGCTGGGGCCGAACGGTGCGGGCAAGTCAACGACATTTTATATGGTTGTTGGACTGATTCGTCCTAATGTAGGGCAGATTATCTATGATGGCGAGGATATCACATTTCTGCCGATGTATAAGCGCGCACGACGGGGCATCGGTTATCTCGCCCAAGAGACCTCTATCTTTCGGAAACTGACGGTCAGACAAAACATCGAAGCCATCTTAGAGGTGCGTGATATTCCCAAAAGGGAACGTGGGGAACACAGTGAACAACTGATGGAAGAACTTGGCATTTTTGAGCTAGCAGATCGGAAGGCATATACCCTTTCGGGTGGGGAATGTCGTCGTGCTGAAATCGCGAGAGCCTTGGCAGCGTCTCCGTCTTTTATTTTGTTGGATGAACCATTTTCAGGAATAGATCCAATTGCGGTTCAAGATATTAAACAGCTCATCTTACACTTACGCGATAGAGATCTTGGCATCCTAATCACAGACCACAATGCGTCGGAAATGTTAGGCATCGTTGACCGCGCTTACTTAATTACCGACGGAAAAATCACGTTAAGCGGCACCCCGGAGGCACTTGTCGAGAGTGAGATCGCTAGGGAGCAGTACTTAGGGCATAATTTTGAACTGCGCCGATCTCAGCAGATATAA
- a CDS encoding lysophospholipid acyltransferase family protein: MWRTLKDYCYVFTAKYIGQCIARLPRKLALFIGVYLATVVFLFSHREKAKACKHVAQSLGIGQPMVGRMVRRSFQNIGKNLMEFMQLPCMSPETLHQLVTLEGREHIDKALVQGRGAIILTAHFGNWELLGASILAHGYTIRGITRELRSKRLDAIVSSYREKVGWQGIDRDRSVREVLRCLNRNELIAILADVDTRTRGIFVDFFGQPAYTPYSPVAFALKTGAAILPTFIVRQPDNSHRAIIEAPLTLQQSGEKETDLLVNTQQFTKVIESYIRRYPEQWIWMHERWKTQPE, from the coding sequence ATGTGGCGCACTCTGAAAGATTACTGTTACGTATTTACGGCAAAATATATAGGTCAGTGCATTGCTCGGCTGCCTCGTAAACTCGCTTTATTCATAGGCGTTTATCTTGCTACAGTTGTTTTTTTGTTCTCCCATCGCGAAAAAGCTAAGGCGTGCAAGCATGTGGCGCAGAGCCTTGGTATCGGTCAGCCGATGGTAGGCAGGATGGTTCGACGCTCCTTCCAGAACATCGGTAAGAATTTGATGGAATTTATGCAGCTGCCTTGCATGTCCCCTGAGACTCTCCATCAACTTGTTACCCTCGAGGGCAGAGAACATATTGATAAAGCACTAGTTCAAGGCAGAGGCGCAATCATCCTGACGGCTCACTTTGGCAATTGGGAACTTCTTGGTGCCAGCATCCTTGCACATGGCTATACAATCCGTGGGATTACCCGTGAGCTGCGATCCAAACGTTTAGACGCCATTGTTAGCAGCTATCGAGAAAAAGTTGGATGGCAAGGCATAGACCGAGATCGATCGGTTCGTGAAGTATTACGCTGTCTCAATCGGAATGAACTAATCGCGATTCTTGCAGACGTGGACACCCGTACTCGAGGAATCTTCGTTGACTTTTTCGGTCAGCCTGCTTACACACCTTATAGTCCAGTAGCCTTCGCGCTCAAGACCGGCGCTGCGATTTTGCCAACTTTTATTGTCCGCCAACCGGACAATTCACATCGTGCTATTATCGAAGCACCATTGACTTTGCAACAGAGTGGAGAGAAAGAAACAGACCTCTTGGTCAACACGCAGCAGTTCACCAAAGTCATTGAATCTTATATTCGACGCTACCCGGAACAGTGGATTTGGATGCATGAACGCTGGAAAACACAACCTGAATAA
- the raiA gene encoding ribosome-associated translation inhibitor RaiA → MQIHLTSRHLEITDDIKTYIAKRTKKIETIFSPVIDFQVVLEVEKNRYRTEITLATRKATFHAQGETHDVFSSLDDVIDKIETQIRRHKERIKDRRQRLPRREVAMQLSGNGNSTLAESDTDDSSNMPDPHFRAPEKFASKPMSVREAVMQLRTSGDTLLLFLNAQTEQVNVVYEDDNGEYGWVEPQFA, encoded by the coding sequence ATGCAAATCCATCTTACGAGCCGTCATCTTGAAATTACAGATGATATTAAAACTTACATTGCAAAGCGTACTAAGAAGATTGAAACGATTTTTAGCCCTGTTATCGATTTTCAGGTAGTTCTGGAGGTGGAGAAAAACCGTTACCGAACGGAAATTACGCTTGCAACACGTAAAGCAACCTTCCATGCCCAAGGTGAAACGCACGATGTTTTCTCATCGCTAGACGATGTAATAGACAAAATTGAGACACAGATCCGCCGCCATAAAGAGAGAATTAAGGATCGGCGACAGCGTTTGCCTCGACGTGAGGTCGCAATGCAGTTAAGTGGTAATGGAAACAGTACGCTGGCAGAATCCGATACGGATGATTCATCAAATATGCCCGACCCTCACTTCAGGGCTCCCGAAAAATTCGCTTCTAAGCCGATGAGCGTAAGGGAAGCGGTGATGCAGCTTCGGACTTCTGGAGATACCTTGTTGCTTTTCTTGAACGCACAGACGGAACAGGTCAACGTTGTATACGAAGATGATAACGGTGAATATGGATGGGTCGAACCTCAATTTGCCTAG
- the lptC gene encoding LPS export ABC transporter periplasmic protein LptC yields the protein MNAGKHNLNNRHLYIAFQVFFLLVAFSLFTFGCDKADEEPTEPVQETPQQILSTFSTQHADGGITRWTLVAEKATFLKEIVEMEKPKVQIFEEGKWAITITGDRGELIESSNDIHFFENVVGKSLDGRLYTDELHWRNSDGKLFAPNISTIVRGDSTMVGQELEGDPTLEVVIMKNVQSKIYPKDEKFDATEN from the coding sequence ATGAACGCTGGAAAACACAACCTGAATAACCGACACTTATATATCGCATTTCAAGTCTTCTTCCTTTTGGTAGCTTTCAGCCTATTCACTTTCGGCTGTGATAAAGCAGACGAAGAACCGACAGAACCGGTTCAAGAAACGCCTCAACAGATACTGTCTACCTTTTCAACCCAACACGCAGATGGGGGCATCACACGGTGGACGCTTGTTGCTGAGAAGGCAACATTCCTGAAAGAGATTGTGGAAATGGAAAAGCCAAAAGTCCAGATCTTTGAGGAGGGCAAGTGGGCAATAACAATAACAGGCGATCGTGGCGAGCTTATCGAGTCAAGCAATGATATTCACTTTTTTGAGAACGTTGTTGGAAAGAGCCTAGATGGGCGACTCTACACGGATGAACTTCACTGGCGAAACAGTGATGGCAAGTTGTTTGCGCCGAATATATCCACAATTGTACGGGGTGATTCGACAATGGTCGGTCAAGAACTAGAAGGCGATCCGACACTTGAAGTGGTTATAATGAAGAACGTTCAATCTAAAATTTATCCAAAGGATGAGAAATTTGATGCAACTGAGAATTAA